From Punica granatum isolate Tunisia-2019 chromosome 1, ASM765513v2, whole genome shotgun sequence:
TATTAAGTATTAAGTGCGTTTTGAGGACAGACACCTGTTATGACTGTGGAAACCTGCAACAAGCAGTTGTGGTCCATGCGACCATGCTGGCAACTATTAACAGCTGTTGCTCCGAATTTTGGACCAATTTGTTATCGAACTTGTGCAAATACATGTCGGAATCGAAACACTTAAGTAGATGTCATCACCGGTCACAATAACTTGCGTCTTATTTCCAATTATTGAAGTTGTTTACTTTGTCTAAAAGGAGAGGCGTCGTCGGCCAATCATAATAAGCATTCAAATCATCACGCATATAAAATAGACCATATCGGATGATCTAAGATGAAAGCTAATCctcgaaatatatatatgagatacAAGTGTGGGCCCAACCCCAATCTTCTTCTCCCCACCTAGAAAAGGGGACATCACAATCACATCACCGCTAATCGTGGGACCAGGCATGATCCGTTTTGATCGGACGGCTTGTGTTGAGTCTGATTGGTGAATCCGCAGTAACCCCGAGCTAGGGCAGGAGAATGGAATGAACCACTAGGAATGCACGACTTAACTTAAACGTAAAGCCACCAACTTGCATTTACGGTGATTCGACGTAGATAACTATCTCAGATTCGAGATctgtgaataaaaaaagaactgGTTTGATCATGATTTACTAGACTTCAGAATACTAGATGACGTACACCGAGgagataaatataaataaaatcatagtTGTTTTGATTAAACGGTCTTCATCTTCCCAATCCCCAAGTTTGAACCTTTTCTCCCAAAATGGCCGAATAGAAATATTCAAGAACTTGCTAGTCGGAGCATGCCCGATTTAATTAGAAACCAGGATATCCCTGCAGATACGGTAGTTAATCTGAAGTAAGTCGTCCAATAATCGTCATAGTAATTGATCTAAACATACCAAGCCCATCTATTGATTTTCATGCTATTGCCGCACATCAAAAATGCAATATCACGAAGGGATCACCATTGGAACTATGAATGTGTCTTCGATTGGCAATGTAGAAGAGAACAAAATTTACTTGGGGAATTTGGGATGTTTTTGCAATTCATTTTCCGAGCCTTTCCCGAACATGTAATTTTCTGACgccatttaattaataatcgaGCTATATATGTCGGCGAGAGATTAATGACAAATTAACAAATATAATTGCAGAGAACCAAATAATGATACCTTGGACCACCATGTGTAACACACAATTGGCATTATGTCATCAGTCACCACTCATTCATGCTTAGACAAACTTTCATTCTTTATATTTTAGGGATCACATTAACTTCTTGATTGATTAAAACAAGAAAGCCCTCAATTTATGCAACTGAACCAAAAGATAAgctaaatgataaaaaaaaaaaaggatgaacTTATTGGCTGACATTGCTCAAGAACACTAACAAAACAAAACTTGCTAATTTCTCTCATGAAATCTACGTTAAAATAACCAATATGTTCAAATAACCAAAAAGTGTAACGTAGTAACGTACGTCATCGTCTGGTATAACTAAGTGATTTCAATTTCGATATGAAATTACTTGTGCCCCTTTATTAAACATTTGTAGTACTTCAATGTGAGACTCTTTGTACCCATTTATTAGTAATTTGAATTTCTACTTCATTATACGAAGCACATTGACCTctattgtaacaaaaaaaagtccaaattaattttcattattccCAAATATATCAACTCAACAGACAactaaaaaaaagggagaaaatatgcaagaaaatttatatttatgttcCTTCTACACAGTCACTCGACCTCATTTCCACAAAAAGAAACATGCAAGTTgttaaggaaaaagaagaacagCCGCAAAGATTTGACAATTGCATGTGAAATTAATGCCCCTCCAAACCCAAGCATTCCAATTTCCAAATCAATAAAATCCAAATACTAAACAATTctcctgaaaaaaaaagaaggaaaaattcattcaactcaaaacaaagcaagcaGATAGATATAGCGTAGTGGCGCACTTCTCGTCTGGTGATCAAGAGGTCATGGATTCGATACTCAGTGGGACTGTACTGTCTTTGCccttttatttcaatatactAGGCGCATGTACCTccattgtaataaaaaaaaagcatttaTATGTACACATGCATTGACTGAACTGCCCTTGTCTTGTGTCCACAATCACAAAATTCCCCCCTCTTCCCCCGCCCGTGTCACCGCCTCCCAAGTATCTCTCAGCCCACAGGTTTTCACATGTACAAaccaaaagagaaagagaaagataaGATGCTCTTCTTTGCGCTATTCAATTTCAAACCCACCCTCGCTAGCTCACTCCTGAAATCTATTCTACTCCCCCATTCAATGTTCCTTACCGTTTCCGATGATTCGATAGATCAGTTTCGTTCGGATGTCGAACTATTCAGAGATACCGAAATCTAACCGAGCAACAAAAGTTTTGTATTAGTATCTTCATTCATTGGATTGGACCCTGCtgtacttttttctttttttcttgcaggTCATGACAAACCTGTGACGACTTCACCGGTCGGTCGAGGAGTTGTTATTATTACTGATGAGCCGCGTCACGTGCCAGCCCTTCTGCGATGGCGGCGAGCTTCTGCAGGTTCAGCTTCACGACCGTGTCAGCGAACAGCCGGGTGTCCTCCTCAGTGTTGCCCCCCGGCACGTCCACCACGTATGACTCAAGCACGACGGTCCAGACCTTGCCGTCGCGATGGATCTCGTGGACCGACGTCACGGACCTGTAGTTCCTCAGCCTGTGCTCGCCCCCGATGATGCTGAACCCCGTGATGTGCCGCTCGTCGTCCAGCATGTCTAGCCTCTCCGTCGACGTCTCCGCTGGCAGGCCCGTTATCACGCTCACGTACCTACGCATCGAACAATACGACATAAATGGCACATCATCAGCTATCCGGTCAAGTCAACTTATCCCTCGGCCGCTAAATTAATGTAGAGGACGTTTAAATCGACATCGCAGCGTGCGCTGCTGTGTTGGTCATCAGGGCTGGGAAAATGACGAGCCACCAACCGGTGGAACTGACACAGAGGGTCGGACGACTCGACTCGAGGACTCGAACGCCTAACCAAGAATTATTCGAAATAAGCTAGCAAATGATCTTAATTATTCGATAAGATTCAAGAATAAGAATCCGGCCATCTGAATTTCCTGGAAAACCGATAGTTCGAGAACTCCGAGAACCCTCACTTCTCACAAGAATCCGGTCAGCTCCGATGACAGCGTTCATTcgagatttatatatatgtgttgcAGTGTATACCGGGTGCATCCGGCGGTCAATGTGAAGTCGTCGCCGACGGAGCAGCTCTTGATGAAGTGCTTGTAGACCTGAGGCCGGTCGAAGCGGCGGACGATGGACCAGACGGTGGCGCGTGGCGCGTGGATCCTCTGGGCAAGCAGGGAGGAACACCGCCCGGGGGTTAGCCTGTAGGTGTGCAGCTCCCTCACGACCGGCACCAGCTCGTTGAACTCGTCCCAGGTCAGGCCGGccggcaccgactcatggtgGGCCGTGACGACGGTCCCGGCAGTCGCCGGTTCTTGCTCCGCTTCTTGAGAGCCGTCGCCCCTCTGCATTTGCGAActgacagagagagagagagagagagagagagagtgggggggagagagagagagaggaggggcGAAGGGAGAGATTGGGAGGCATTTTTATGTGGGGAAAATATACAGTAAGTCCTCTAATTTTGTCGTTCTTGCAATtttggtcctataagtttCATATTTAGCTGACTAGTCCTATATGTTAGGCCCGTTGGGCAGATTTAGTCTTTTCCGTGAAAGGGCGTTAACAACGTGCCAACGTGGACACAACGGTGTTAATTCGAATTACGTGGCACAAATTAATTGTGAAGTTGCCATTTTGCTCGACAAAAGTTAAACAAAGTAATAAATATGggtttttaattaaattaaaacaaaaaaagctCCAAAATGCCCAAATCGCCTCCCAAATCGGCCGAGTTCTCTATCGAAGAACATCATAAGAAATCATCATTTCTAGAATATCCAAATCCAAAACACCCATGAGAGCTCTTAATCCCCCAAATGCCCTAAATCGCCAGATCAAAGTGCAGCACCAAGGACCCCGAAATCCCCAAATTCGAAGAACAACAAAACCCTAAAATCCAACGATCTCATGAAAAGAGCCGGCACCATTGCTCCCGATGCTCCCAAGCCTCCTATCATGGGGAAGTAGATGGTGTCCACGCTCGGCGGCATTGCCTCCCTCTCACCTCCATAGccatggtggtggtggtgaagGGCCTCCCCGACGGTCATCAAGCTATATTCTGCCCGTTAGAATCTTGATTGCTATCTTATTTGTCATTTGGTTTGGTTGCGTTGTCATCTGCCATTTTAGTTTGTAGTTTGTAATATTGGGATGGAATATGCTTTGTAGCTTGTAATCTTTTGGGATGGAATATTGGTGCGTTGCTCATTCCAAAAATTGCAGCTCTGAGAATAAATTGCTGATTCCTATACATTATGGATAGTTGGTCAAAAATTTCAACCTAACAGTCACTGTCATATTTTGCACGAACCATGAGATTGCCAAAATCTGTTTGCTCAAATTCTCTTTTATTCCATTGGATCCTGTCGTGAGTTATGTTGGCTAGTCGAGTTCGATGACAGTGACTGTCCTCCATGACAGTTAACTGCCATGACCTATTATCAACTGTCCTTGAAGTCGGCCACCTCACATAACTCATAACACATCCATATAATATAGGTATAACCAAGATGAAAATGCATGATCATTCACAGGCAATATAAGTGCTCCACCAGGTAATATTACCAAAATGCttcaaattcattttcaatcaTGTTCTTAGATGTATATTTCTGTATCAAATTGTAACATCAGACACATGCCACCAGACACCCATTCTGAAACGAAAATGCTACCAAAATAGTTCCAAAATGATAACAAAACGCTCAAGTTGTCACATCCACTTGATACAAGATCAAAGTCATCCAAATTGCTACTGAGTTTCCACAAAACGCTGCCATGTTACTGAACCAAACAAACATGGAACTCAAGCCCCAGTTGAGCTGCCTGCTTTCCTCTGATTTTGCTTGCACCTGTCCTTCTCTTAgccattttcctttttggttGAACTTCAAGTTCCTTGAGTgtgatatttttccttgaGCAATCACCTTCCCTCCCAACAAGCAATCCCCCTTCATTGCCAAGCTGTAATTTCACAAAGCAAATAGCTTTCAAGttgtgaaattaaaataaaacaaaattgcatCTCTTAATAGTAAATGACTTGCATTCATTACAATGTATCCCCAATTAGCATTTGAAGGGACATGACGTTCACCTCTATGTGCACTAATGTCAGTCAATGACTTTGTTTTCTCATTCTTTCTACTAGATGATGCAGGGTCTCATCGATCCTTTTACGGCTTgggttattttttttctagcaATAACATCTTCAATATTGGTAGTCCTCCTCTTGCCCTAAATTTCAAGCAGGTTCAGATtcacattaaaaaagaaaaaagaaaattcacagATGAAGAATCTTGGATGGGAAAGTATATACCATGGTACTCCTTTCTGCTGAAACAGATCCTAATATATTGGTTATTATTGGGGCAGATGATTGACAAACAGTATCctaaatcaaaaacaaaatcaatgATTAGTTGCAATGATACTAACAAATGCACTTCATAAAAGATGAAATGCAATTTAGAAAGGATACTTACTGGTTGAGTAGTGCCCTTGCCACCAAGAGGGCATGTTTTCCAGTTATGGCCAGGTTGCCTACAAAGCTTGTAATGATTAACAGCTCCTTTCCTGGACATGTGTTGAACTCCATCATTGTCAGCCTAGTCTCCAACATTGTCTTCCTCCTCTGTTTCTTTGGCCtatctttcctcttttttagCTTGGGAGGGTTGGGTGGATCATGCATGAGATTTTTCTCTCAAATCTTATgaggcgtttggtttcagagttaaagtaattttgattttgattgtgaaaaaggacaaatgttgtatagtgtgttgagttaaagttaaagttgacttgaaaaatgtgtatttttgttgtgggttgagttaaagttagagttaaagtttttgtgattttaaccttgaaaacaaacggaccGTTAGGGTCCCGCAATGGTTCCATCACTTTTCCATACGCTTCTAAAAACATCTCATTCCTATAGAATTCATGGACATAATCATCTGGCTCTTTCCCCTTATTCAATAAAGCCCAGATGGCACGGCAGCAATGAATTCCTGTCAGCTGCCATGCCCTGCAATCACATGTTCTCTTACCAATGTCAACCACAAACTTAGTTCCCCAAGGCACGATCTCATAACCATCCTCACCGTTCCAAGTCAAATGACAGTACCTactaaatttcaaattatcttGCAATTTCTTATTAATCCTAGGCCCAAAATCTTTGTTCAATTTCTCATAGCTAGATCTCTGAGTATGGATCCTTTCCTTCACTATCTTCCTAATGTCCTCTAACATGGAATAGATGGACTTACACCTTGCTTCTAGAATCATTAAAAGCTCCGCAAAGATTGTTATCAACAATATCACATTTTACCATAGGATTGAAGAAAGCCTTGTGCCAGTGCTTATAATGTGGTCTTTGTAGCAAGATCCTCGTATGCCTGAGGTGACATTTTGTGCAGTTCTTCCATATTGAACTTGAAATCAGCTTCATTTGTTGATTTGGCAATGATCCAGAGCTGCCTTTATATCTTTGGGCCCCTTGTGGCTTCCACCCCAATTAGCGTAAATGTGTCTTGCACACATTCTATACTCTGCTCGAGGGAGCAACTCAGCCACTGTAGGCACCAATCCTTGCGGCACAAGAACATGCATGTCAGCATTTGACAACAAAACATATGAAgaatattaaatgaaataatgaaaaaatattattttcttttacattACCTTCTGTTGATTAGATATAATTGCCCAATCCAGGCGATCTGATATGTTTAGATACTCGTTAAGTAGATTGAGGAATCATGACCATGTATCACCACTCTCCACTTGAACTACTGCCCATGCTAGGGGAACATTTGGTTATTCTCGTCTCTACGTATGACAATTAGCAGTTGACCTTTCAcaattgttttcaaaaaacaaacatCCACCCTAATGATTTGTCTACATCCATTCAAAAATCCTATCCTCGCAGCCACAAAAGACACATAAAATCCGTCAAATACACTTGGCTCACTTGATATCggcctctcaaccttcatatAGACAGAATTACACAGGTTTGATCTCCTTAGCTCATCAACATAATCCCACATCATGGCATACTCCGCTTTGGTGTCATCAACCACTAAATTATAAATCTTCTCTTTAGCCCTCCTACACTGGTGTTTGGAAACCTCCACACCAAGTTGCTATTTCACTAGCATCTTGAATTCAGCTTGCTTGATGGTTGGGACAACCCTAATTGTGCTTAAATAATGCCTAGCCAACCAGCCACTAGTTACTCTTTCATTCTTGAAAGTGACACTGCAACTATGTTCGTCCAGTAGACTCTTAATTTGATAAGCTCCATGGTCTTCCACGTgtttaaaagatatttttcaAGGACAATTTTCTCCTTTACAGCAGGCTCTCATGTACtcgtgcaatttttttttttcaaatataagtTTCTTTGAGTTCTCACAGCATCTAAAGTAATGGCCCCCTTAAATTGTTTCCCATCATCAAACAATTGACCCACACCGAAAATAGGCACCCCACAAGACAGCTCATAACAAGGGAAGGTACCTGTCTTTCTGAAATAAGCTCTAGTTACCTTTTCTCGCATTGCTCCTTCCTTTGCATGATCCTCAATCTCTGATTGTGATTCTTCTCTAATGCCGCAAGCCTCATCTGAAGATGGGTAATCCGTGTGGTACACTTCATCTGCTACATGAGATGTTCCAACTCTAGCAACCTGCTTCCTTTTCCCCTTCTTTACCTCCTTATCTTGTCTTACCTCCCTTGAATCAATTTCTAGATCTTTCTCTAACCTCACAGTTTGTaacttctcttttctcttgtttttgGAAATCTGCATTTGACCCTTGATTTGTGCAAGCTGGGGATCATAATCTTCACTATCATATCCACCCAAATCCTCTAAACTATAATCATTGTCACTGTCACAGTGACTCTCTTCTTGTGGTGGACTTATAACTGTATGTGCTTTGTCTCATATACGTGCATTATCAGTTCAATGACGGAATCCTCCCTATTCACCCTTATTATACCCCCATCTCCTCAATTGCTTGGACCGCATCAACAGCAGAAATCATGTTCGGCTCGACATCCCAAATTTCTTTCTTCCCACCACTATATACCAGGTCCCCACCTTCTCCCTTAAGAGTCCCGCCGTCATTTACTTCGAGAAGTTAGCCATGGGAAATGTATACGTCGGGCTGTCCCactccttaaaaaaaaaaataacgaaAACCCATTACAAAACTGTAAAACCAAGTTGACATATTTTATTCAACAAACCCAAATACATTGCAAGAACATTACATAAATCAAAACTTTCACTCCACGAGAAGAGACGTGAAGGAATAAACAATAAAGCAAGAATAATAAGTGGACTAACGTTTCACACCAAACAAAACGACAAACACACTCTTCACTGCCATGAGAATGTCCCCTGCTTCATGAGAATCTTCACTGCTTCGCGAGAATCTCCTCAGAAAAGTGATGCTTAAACCCTAATGGAGTTGAACAAATTTCTTGAAGAATAAGATAGGAAGACCGAATAGGGTTTTCGATTTGGGGATTTTGAATCGGGGATTTGAGGAATCTTTATCCGACCATTATTTTGGggcttctttttttatttatttaaaacccatgatttattgtttttaaCTTTTGCAATCAAAATGGCCACGCAACAATTATTTTTGTGCCACGTATTATTCATGATGacaactgaaaaaaataaaataaaagcgTCCCGTCCATGTCGGCATGGTGTTAACACCCTTTCACGGAAATGACTAAATCTGCCCAACGTGCCTAACATATAGGACTAGTCCGACAAGTTTGAAACTTAGAGGATCAAATTGCCGGAACACtaaacttataggacttgTGATGTAATTTTGCCCTTTTTTACGTGGGAGAGAAGCGAGGGTAAGATGGGGAATTCATACGGGATTTGTTGGGGGCaaatattttagttatttttagTTATGTGAGAGGTTAACCATATTttatatctattatatataaatattatatataattttaaaaatatttgggGGCGAATTTTGTCAACTAGTGGACGTTGCCATGTGGATTTTCGGCTCACTGGCTCTCCCATTGCACTGACACATCAAATTTGGCTCTGAGCCAGATCTGAAATTTACTTATTCCATCCCTCATCCTTCTCAAAATGTaacggtgcgtttggtttcagagttaaaaattctatttgaattttcaaataaaaaattttaactttaactttaactttaactcaacacactacacaacaaaaatatacattttccaagtcaaaagttttaactttaactttaactcaacatactacacaaTAAGAACaaacgtttcccaagtcaaatttataatcacatctcatttgtcattttccataatcaaaatcaaaatcaaaatcaaaattaaaattactttaactctgaatccaaacgcactaaaagtaactttgattttgattgtggaaaaggacaaatgagatggaattataaatttgatttggaaaaaatgtatttttgttgtatagtgtgttgagttaaagttaaagttaaaaattttgacttgagaaatgtgtgcttttgttatgtattgtgtcgagttaaagttaaagttttttttattgtaaatcCAAACAAGGCTGgaatcctttttttattttcagtgaGACCATACGTTCGAGCAGGATCAGCCTAAAATGCTTCTGAAGCTTGTTTTATCTCTGATGAAAGGACAATATTCATCCTTagcgaaaaaaagaagaaaaaagaggacAATATTGATTGACATGGACTGACTAAATTGATTCGACACTTATTCCTTATAAACAAAGATTTGTGTTCGTGTATtgtaaatgtaaaaaattcaagttgTGACAATTTATCTCTCAATGGGCGGACCCagtattaaattgaattagtcTGGACACATTGACCTTCGTAATATTAAAATGCACATAAAAAAGGAGGGTATTCTCTATTTCGAAATTAATTAAGCATCCCCAATAATTTGCTAAAAAGACGTATAATAAGATATACACAAGTTATTAGGTTCAAGCAGATATACGAGCAGTAAATATTTTGTGTCAAATCAACGTAAGTTGGTTTTAGTGGTTCGACTCTTATTTCGCTTAAGCAACCttgtaaatgcagaaaattcacgctgatggagttttactccttagtgAGTTGACTTGActtgactgaattagtcaggaTCCAATTGGATTCGGATACTAgagttcacaccgaaaaaatttttttgtgtCAATAGACAAAAGggtattttccaaaaaaaaaggggaagaaatAACTTAATGGtttgacaaaaagaaaaagttagaATATTGACCTTTCATCGGGgcaaaaaatataacaaaacaAGAAATGGAGACATCATAATTTACATTGTTGAAAACTTATGTGTATGATACATGAAAAGTACACGACAAGCgcgtacatatatatcatatagatGTGTTGCTAATCATTAAAATCAGtattataaaaagaataatattatttttgaagtATATATGAACCTGTGGTTCTCAGTTATAATGCATTggcccaaaagaaaaagaaattgtatTTATGCTATGGGCTGACTTCAAGATTATAATCctgttattatttttcactCACAAATCAATTTCTATGACATGACCAGGTTGTATGGAAGTGGGATTGGAGGCGTGaaaactctttttttaaatcctaATGGGACCAACCTaagttctatatatatatttttaggtatatgaaaaaaatagtaCGGCACTTTCAATCGAGAATTACGTAATTTCAGTTAATCAGAGAATCCCGATTGAGTATTAAAATTTACTGAAACATGTCTTGAGAATATTTTTATCTCTTAATGGGTTGACCTGCctcaaactgaattagttgTGATTCATTAAGTTTTTTAATATTAGAGTACAtgcaccgaaaaaaaaaatcttaatttgCATTCAATTTCTGGCAATATAGCTGGCATAATAGATTGATACATGTACCTGAGAATTCCTTCCCTCGGGGGTAACTTTCTTTCACGATCTAGATTaggaataatatatatatacacatatatatgtatttatatattacatgGACCAAACCCTAGATAGAGAATGAAATCGAAATTACTATTGATGCATATATGCAAGACTGGAACAACGGTGGAGAGCTTTGCAACCATATAGGCACTGTGACGCTCCGGAAGAATTGCAAATTTTTCATAGCGATTCCCGGTAATCTCCGGGACCTGAACTCGGGATATATACCACTAAGTAAGATCAAGCTAGTTCATAGGCATTCGGGAACTTCCACTGCGTTCGATCATCCAATGCCCTGGCAACTTAATTATCGACGTAGCTGGGACTGCGGGACAGGAAGCCAATCGAAGTTATCATGAGAGAAGATGCATGGGCTGAAGTCTGTTCAGGTTTGAAATGCATACATAGATCGATATCTAAAGCTGCCACCGTGTCCTAGCCACTCCAACATTTCCTTTGTATGCGAGTTCCGAATAGTTAAGCATCTCAAAAGTGATTGTTCGCCATGTTAGACGTCTCACTTTCCTCATAAGAGCTAAGATCCTTGTACGCACAACAATAAGTGCATAGTCGGGACTCGGGAGATGAAAAAAATATCGAACACTATTGTCCCCTCATAACTCCAAGTAACAATCCTACGTATTACGAGCaataaaaaagttattttttttttgtctctaAGGACATCGATGTGGTACTCTCATATGATGAactccttttccacaatcgaTAAATTATAACAAGAAAGTTGTATCAGGGCGACTAGACAGAGAACGTTGCATGCACGAGGCGACGAAAGAACCTATATATCCCAAGCATAAAAATTACCATCAGAAACTCTCTTGCTCCGAGGCAATTAAGCTTGGTTTTCTAGCATCTGGACAACACATGTCAGAAAGCCACGCATAGTCTTAAAACCTATAGGGGCGATATTGTATGTAGTTTCTTGTGGGTTTAACTGTGGGGAGGATAGGCCATTCGTGAACTTCAGCCTCCGAGCAGGATTCTCGATGGCTCAACTCGATCCAACTATTCCTGGACCTTTTGGCAACCAGCTTTCGTAAGAAACCCTAGACCTTGCAGACAATAAGGTCCAATCCACGAAAAATCTAGCAAGGCAAAAACATTTTTGTGCTTGTTACtgga
This genomic window contains:
- the LOC116193288 gene encoding LOW QUALITY PROTEIN: abscisic acid receptor PYR1-like (The sequence of the model RefSeq protein was modified relative to this genomic sequence to represent the inferred CDS: deleted 1 base in 1 codon) encodes the protein MQRGDGSQEAEQEPATAGTVVTAHHESVPAGLTWDEFNELVPVVRELHTYRLTPGRCSSLLAQRIHAPRATVWSIVRRFDRPQVYKHFIKSCSVGDDFTLTAGCTRYVSVITGLPAETSTERLDMLDDERHITGFSIIGGEHRLRNYRSVTSVHEIHRDGKVWTVVLESYVVDVPGGNTEEDTRLFADTVVKLNLQKLAAIAEGLARDAAHSNNNNSSTDR
- the LOC116193289 gene encoding uncharacterized protein LOC116193289: MSRKGAVNHYKLCRQPGHNWKTCPLGGKGTTQPDTVCQSSAPIITNILGSVSAERSTMLGNEGGLLVGREGDCSRKNITLKELEVQPKRKMAKRRTGASKIRGKQAAQLGLEFHVCLVQ